The Fervidicoccaceae archaeon genome contains the following window.
GGCGCTCGACAACTTCGACGAGAACACCGAGGGCTTCGTCATTATCGAGGGAGAATACTGGAGAGCGATTAGTCGAGGCGGACCCGTAACCGCCGGAGATCTCGTAAGGGTCCTAGAAAAGAGAGGTCCGCTGCTAGTCGTGGAGAAGATCAGCGAGCAAGCGACGGAGGAGGCCGAGTCGCGAGGGAGGGCTTAACTAGAACCTCTCGCCTCCTCTAAGAGGCCGCTCTCTCTGGCCTTCTCTAGGATTTCGCGCTTGAGCTCTTCAGGCGTCTTACCTTCGCGGCTCACGCCGAGCCTCTCGGCCAACTTGAGGAGGAGCTCGTCGTCTACCTCGGGCATCCTCTCGGCCCGAGGCCTGTTCTCCTCCCCGCTAACCGCTCTTCTATACTCCCTGAGCGCCTCTCCCAGGGACCTGGCCAGCTGCGGCAATTTGCTCGGGCCCAGTATGAGAAGGGCTATGGCCAGTATTATCAGGATCTCCGGGGTTCCGAGGCTCAGGGGCAACTTCCCACGCGCTCTTCTCGGCGTCGATCCTCCTGATAAGGATTTCTAACGTCGATCCTCATCGATCGCTGCGAGCCTCCTCAGCAACACCACGTAGCCTGTATGAGCCACTTGGATCGATATGGGTCTAAGAGCGCTGGGGTCCGGCTGATACTCTCTGAGCATAATCTCGAAGACTCTGGGATATCCGAAGAGCTCGCTCTTTGAGGACTCGGCGAGCAATTTGGAGACCTGATTGACCGTTGGCAGGAAGACGGCCAGCGAGCCTGAGCTCTTCAGGGCTTCATGCAGAGGCCGGAGGAGGTTCCAGGGGTCCGGCACGTCGA
Protein-coding sequences here:
- a CDS encoding twin-arginine translocase TatA/TatE family subunit; translation: MPLSLGTPEILIILAIALLILGPSKLPQLARSLGEALREYRRAVSGEENRPRAERMPEVDDELLLKLAERLGVSREGKTPEELKREILEKARESGLLEEARGSS